The following are from one region of the Melitaea cinxia chromosome 7, ilMelCinx1.1, whole genome shotgun sequence genome:
- the LOC123654847 gene encoding centrosomal protein 20-like: MNENQTISEKELLDAIKNLLRKSGHLNKFQAEMRAKVTEVLQERQMSLNPGFKSSGAPQPSDEVLLVNELVKEYLEWNGYLYTASVMTSEAAMPNVKKTRAELCSKVGVKDDEKSATLPLLSNIIAAYTERIKRKISRIKKDN; the protein is encoded by the exons ATGAACGAAAACCAGACAATTTCAGAAAAAGAGCTTTTGGACGCGATAAAAAACCTTTTGAGGAAGAGCGGTCatctaaataaatttcaagCAGAG ATGCGAGCAAAAGTTACCGAGGTTTTACAAGAGAGACAAATGTCATTAAATCCTGGCTTCAAAAGTTCGGGTGCACCACAGCCTAGCGATGAAGTTTTGTTAGTGAATGAGCTCGTTAAGGAATACTTAGAGTGGAATGGGTACCTCTACACTGCCTCCGTGATGACATCAGAGGCCGCTATGCCGAATGTAAAAAAGACAAGGGCAGAACTTTGTTCAAAAGTAGGTGTCAAGGATGATGAAAAGTCGGCGACATTGCCTCTTCTATCCAACATTATTGCTGCATATACTGAACGTATTAAGCGCAAGATAAGCAGAATCAAAAAGGATAATTga